Proteins found in one Pongo pygmaeus isolate AG05252 chromosome 8, NHGRI_mPonPyg2-v2.0_pri, whole genome shotgun sequence genomic segment:
- the LOC129006303 gene encoding LOW QUALITY PROTEIN: zinc finger protein 33A-like (The sequence of the model RefSeq protein was modified relative to this genomic sequence to represent the inferred CDS: inserted 1 base in 1 codon; deleted 1 base in 1 codon; substituted 1 base at 1 genomic stop codon), which translates to MLTKEQGNVTGIPFNVDVSSFPSRKIFCQCDSCGMSFNTVSELVISKRNYLGKKSDEFNACGKLLLNIKHDETHTREKNEVLKNRNTLNHHESTLQHEKIQTLEHNFEYSISQETLLEKAVFNKWKRENTEENNCEYNEFGRTFCDSSSLLFHQIPPSKDSHYEFSDCEKFLCVKSTLSRHHGVPVKHYDCGESGNNFRRKLCLSHXQKGDKGEKHFECNECGKAFWEKSHLTRHQRMHTGEKHFQCNECGKTFWEKSNLTKHQRSHTGEKPFECNECGKAFSHKSALTLHQRTHTGEKPYQCNVCGKTFYQKSDLTKHQRTHTGLKPYECYQCGKSFFMNSHLTVHQRTHTGEKSFECLECGKSFCQKSHLIQHQRTHIGDKPYECNACGKTFYHKSVLTRHQIIHTGLKPYECYECGKTFCLKSDLTVHQRMHTGEKPFACPECGKFFSHKXTLSQHYRTHTGEKPYECHECGKIFYNKSYLTKHNRTHTGEKPHECNECGKTFCQKSQLTQHQRIHLGEKPYECNECGKAFCHKSALIVHQRTHTQEKPYKCNEHGKSSCVKSGLILHERKHMGEKPYECNECGKSFSHKSSLTVHHRAHTGEKSCQCNECGKIFYHKSDLAKHQRSHTGEKPYECNTCRKTFSQKSNLIVHQRTHIGENLMNELDIRNFQPQVSLRNASEYSQCGESPVDILNVQ; encoded by the exons ATGCTGACTAAGGAACAAGGTAATGTAACAGGAATACCATTTAACGTGGACGTAAGTTCTTTTCCTTCCAGAAAAATATTCTGTCAGTGTGACTCATGTGGAATGAGTTTCAACACTGTTTCAGAATTGGTTATCAGTAAGAGAAACTATTTAGGAAAAAAGTCTGATGAATTTAATGCGTGTGGGAAATTGTTACTCAATATTAAGCATGATGAAACTCATACTCGAGAGAAAAATGAAGTtttgaaaaataggaacactctgAATCATCACGAGAGCACTTTGCAGCATGAGAAGATTCAAACTTTAGAGCACAATTTTGAATACAGTATATCTCAGGAAACCCTCCTTGAAAAGGCAGTATTCAACAAATGGAAGAGAGAGAACACAGAAGAGAATAACTGTGAATATAATGAGTTTGGGAGAACTTTCTGTGATAGTTCATCCCTCTTGTTCCATCAGATACCTCCGTCAAAGGACAGTCACTATGAATTTAGTGACTGTGAGAAGTTCTTATGTGTGAAGTCCACCCTTTCTAGACATCATGGGGTACCTGTGAAACACTATGATTGTGGTGAAAGTGGGAACAATTTCAGGAGGAAATTGTGTCTGTCAC TTCAGAAAGGTGATAAAGGAGAGAAACACtttgaatgtaatgaatgtgggaaagctttcTGGGAGAAGTCACATCTCACTCGACATCAGAGGATGCACACAGGAGAGAAACACTTTCaatgtaatgagtgtggcaaaaCTTTCTGGGAGAAGTCAAACCTCACTAAACATCAGAGATcacacacaggggagaaaccttttgaatgcaatgaatgtgggaaagcctttagccATAAGTCAGCCCTCACATTACACCAGAGAACACATACAGGGGAGAAACCCTATCAATGTAATGTGTGTGGGAAAACTTTTTACCAGAAATCTGACCTCACTAAACATCAGAGAACACACACAGGGCTGAAACCCTATGAATGTTATCAGTGTGGAAAATCCTTCTTTATGAATTCACACCTTACAGTACACCAGAGAACTCACACAGGTGAGAAATCTTTTGAATGTCTTGAGTGTGGGAAATCCTTTTGTCAAAAGTCACATCTTATACAGCATCAGAGAACTCACATAGGAGATAAACCTTATGAATGTAATGCATGTGGGAAAACTTTCTACCACAAGTCAGTACTCACCAGGCATCAGATAATTCATACAGGGTTGAAACCTTATGAATGTTatgaatgtgggaaaaccttcTGCTTGAAGTCAGACCTCACAGTACATCAGAGAAtgcacacaggagagaaaccctttGCATGTCCTGAATGTGGGAAATTCTTCAGCCATAAGTAAACCCTCTCTCAACATTATAGAacacacacaggggagaaaccctACGAATGTCATGAATGTGGAAAAATCTTTTACAATAAATCATACCTAACTAAACATAACAGAACACATACAGGGGAGAAACCccatgaatgtaatgaatgtggaaaaacctTCTGCCAGAAGTCACAACTCACTCAGCATCAGAGAATTCACTTaggggagaaaccctatgaatgtaatgagTGTGGAAAAGCTTTCTGCCATAAGTCAGCTCTAATTGTACATCAGAGAACCCATACACAAGAAAAGCCCTATAAATGTAACGAACATGGAAAATCTTCCTGTGTGAAGTCAGGACTTATTTTACATGAGAGAAAGCACATGggggagaaaccctatgaatgcaatgaatgtgggaaatcCTTCAGTCACAAGTCATCACTCACAGTACATCACAGGGCTCACACAGGAGAGAAATCTTGTcagtgtaatgaatgtggaaaaatcTTTTACCATAAATCAGACCTTGCTAAACATCAGAGATCACATACAGGGGAAAAGCCCTATGAATGTAACACATGCAGGAAAACTTTCTCTCAAAAGTCAAATCTCATTGTACATCAGAGAACACACATAGGA GAAAACCTTATGAATGAATTGGATATTAGAAATTTCCAGCCACAAGTCAGCCTCCGTAATGCCTCAGAGTATTCACAATGTGGAGAAAGCCCTGTTGACATCCTGAATGTTCAATAA